ACTGAAGTGGGCCAGTGGTTCTTGCAGCGATTGCATAGCTTTCATGAATGTGTACAAAGCATGGATCATCGAAAAGGCTAATCGTCGCATAACCAATAATGCTGCTGAACAGAAATGGGCAATGAGAAATTTTGTACAAATAAAAGTATTACGCGAAGTCAAGGTTCTCGTGTCTGAATTAACTAGAAGACTGGAAAAATTAGGTATACAAGAAAGTGTCGGCGTCAATAAAGTTATTTGGAAAGAGACGGAACGACCGTTCGTTTTGAAAATTGCAATCGCTGGTGCATTTTACCCCAACTATTTTGTCAAACATGTACCAGAAGTAGAAATGAACGAGCATGCAGCAGTAAAATTATTAGGCGGTTTGGATCCATCGAAAACAGTCTATCTAAGGGGATGGCCTTTAAAGCAACCTGGAATTTTATACGCCCGTAAGATTCAAGATATTTTTAGAAAGAATGGAATATCGCCCGTTGAAAAGATAAGAGTGTCTTTCGATGCTTCTTCTCGAGTTTATATTCAATTTGCTAAAGAGAAGATATCTGGAAACGAAAATAACGATACTTGTAAACAAATATCACCGTCCGTTTACGAAGCTATCAGAATGAGAGAATGTAAAATTCCCGTGGAGATACCTATTTTGAACGAAGCTGTAGCCATTCAACGAGCAAAAGAAATAAACTTTGAGAGTAAATCATTTTTTAGCAGCGAAAATGTAAGAAAAGACAGCATGAAACCACGGTTACCGGGTTTACGAGTATCTCGCATTCTCGCGGTAGTATATAATGTGCGTAGAACTAAAAGGAAAAAAATTTACTCTAATATTTCGTatcgttaaataataatttaaatttttaggtaattaatcctggccattttTGGATACAAATACGCGACTCTAAAGTAAAAAGAGAAATGGATAGGATACAATCGATCATCGAAGAAACGAAACATCGGTTAAATCGATTCGTTAGAGCTCCTAAAATCGGTTCGCTCGTAATCGCACCGTACGAACAAAATAATTGGAAATCATATTTTCGAGCAGTAGTCGAAGGTCATAAAACGTCGTCGGAAAcattgatacaagtatttttcaTAGATTATGGTTACGTGAGCGAATGTAGGTTGTGCGATTTAAGGTGTCTCGATAACGACAGCGAAATTGCCAATATTCCAGCACTAGCTTTCGAATGCATTTTGGCGAATGTTGAACCATCGATAGCGTATAATTTATGCGACAGTTGGTCGGGAGCCGCGTACGATTTCTTTTGGACGTTAATTAACAAGCCCGGTCTACTAATCGGCGAAATTTATTCTATCGTTAACGGCGTTATCGCATTGGAATTAATACATAAAAGCAAAGAAGGAGAAGAAGAGATCAGTATCAATCAGTGTCTAATCGAGAAAAGATTTGCAATCAGAAAGGAAGAGAATTACTTTTCACGCTTCAATCATAATTTAAGATTGCAACAGTCGGAAATTTCGGACGAACAGTGTCGTTACTACGAACAATTGCAAAACGATCAAGGTTGCACGTCGGATATTTACCCGGAACCAATCGATAGTTCCGAATGTTGTACAACGATAAATTTGCGAGGGCCATTTTCGCCATTAGAAATTGAACTGAAACATCTGACTGTAACCGGCAGTTGCAAGAAGGTACACACGGCCGTAAATTCTGTAAACTCTGTTCTTCTGGACACTGACCCGGAAGACTCGCATCAGCGACTTTTAGTCGCCGGATCAGTTTTTCAGAACGTGCACACCAGTAATTTAACAGTATACAATACGACATTAATGCCACGTCTTCCTGGATTCACGGCTTTAATTACATTGATTTTCACTCCGTGTACGGAACTGCGACGCGACACGTTTGGAAGTTGTTACGTTGGTGCGTTATGCGGATTAGGATCCGACCCTGTCACCAACAGAAGCATTTTCCCGGAGCATGACATAGAACTTCATTTCGACACCGAGATTACTATCGATGATCTACAATATGTGAGTATAGCGCTTGTTTAACGCGTATCTTTTTATTTACGCGCATCTCGAATCATTTTTATCGTACCTTGGTCAGATAAACAGATTACGGTATTGGATGAGTATTGGAATGCAGATTAATAATCAATCGAAAAGCAGCGATAACATGGAAGAAATTATCATTTGTCAAAACAGAATAAAAGACGCATTATTGAAATTGATCGAAAAGCCCAGAAATTCGCAAATCCCggaattaatctataattttgaTAAATGGAATCTGTACGACGAGTCTTTGTACCTACAACCCAGCAGGCAATCTGTAATCGCTAATAACATATATCGGTTGCACAATGCGTTAGAATTAGAAGAAACGACTGCATTGCAAGAAATTACAGAACACCTGAGAACGTTACGAGTTTTAACGGTCGAGTAAGTAAATTATCACCGTCTATAAATGTTTTTTTAaacgtaatatttatttataatgtaACAGACACAACAGAAAACCTGCAAATTCCGACATTCGTTGTAAACTGTGCCAAGTTACGTTAAGCGACATTTTCGATCTTCGCGGTCATTTGTTCACGTTACAACACAGGGAAAACGAAAAGCAACTAGGAATCCAACTTTAAAACATTACGATCACAAAGTACGACGTACAATGCCGAGGAAAGTATTATCGATATTTAGTATACATTAGTTTATGTACTTGACACGTATTATGCGTATCAGAGCAAAGTTTTGTTACgattattttcacttgaaatattttcttttgtacatTTCTGTTCCATAGGTAATAATAAGTCATTATTTATAAGAACGcgacatatttttattttatttttgtattcgaTCAATGATTTCGATACACACGCGCGCACAATTACCTACTACTACGATCGGTTAACGGTATTTAAAagacaatatttttacaattcgtACTAAAGTTTTAGAGCCTTGGTGTATCGGACCGGACGATCGGATCACGACGTAGGTAATTACGTATTTATAGTGAGCTCGAACGACGACAACTATCGCCGGCAATCGTTTTTTGGGCTCAGTATCCCCATCTCACTTTCCGTGCGCCTCGTCCTCGTTGCACAAGGAGCGGTGGAGCGGCGGAGCGGAGCCGGAAACTCGCTATGTAAGGAGTGGGGGAGCAGAGCCGGGAGTGAGACTCGCTGCGCAAGGAGTGGGGGAGCAGAGCCGGAGACTCGTTGCCCAGACTTCGTAGATTAAAGACGCTCGTCgggaataaagtttttattatttcgtTTGTACAAGTACACGGTGTTGTTCCGACTGCGTGTCTTTCTAATCTCTCTTCTAATTCACGGAGACGACAGGAGTGGTGGAGCCTGCATTACTAACATTATCAACCCCGCATGGGCGATCCTCACAGTTTTTTTCGTCGGTGGCGCTGCCCGCGATAGAAGCAACGATCGCGTGTGTACGTATCTATAGGACTTTACAGGCAACAAATAGTCAATGCGGTACTCTTTTTTTCATCCcatatatttcaaatctgttcaaCATCGACTGGTAGACAAACAACTTTGGTCGAAATTGTCTTATCCGATTTATCCTCGAAACTCGAACAGAGGAAAGTTGGTTATGTCGTGCTTTCGACAATTGTATCGTGATCATTTTCGAGAAGCATTAAGATAATCGAAATACAGTGATAAAAAGTGCCCTAAAAAAGTTAACCTGATTCCGAAATCATAACCGTGTAACGAACAGGTTAATTCAAAGTACTCGTAATCACGTCATACAACACCTCGATCGTAGGTagaattcatatttatatcTATCGAATTACGATTCTGTACGCAGCGTGTCACTATTTTCAGTGTTTGTTGGTGTTGGTGAAACTTTGAACGAAGAATGACGTTGCAGCGTACATCTTTCTTATTTCGACTAACTGGTAATTGGAAGAAGAACGGAGATACTAAATTACACCTTCGACAGCGAACAACAACACCTTCGGGTGCCATTCTTCCGGAACCAAAAAGAACACGATTTGGTTTTCTAGGGGTAATCTGTAGCATCGTTACCGGTCTAGTTATCGGAGCTACGCTGAGCAAAATTATGGCCAATTTTCTCGAAGAGAAAGAACTTTTCGTACCTTCGgacgacgatgacgacgacgaTTAGAAAGTTCAATTTGCAGAAACAAGTTAGTTGGCTTTtgaaaattattcaatttacaTTTCTGCTATCTTTTCCGATTGTGCATTTGGCTCTTCCCTGTTACGAAGTATACGAGAAAAAGAGAAAACTACAAGTTTtagaaaaacattttttttatccCATTAACCTACGTTGCGAGAATCATGCGCATAGCTCAATTTTCTACCttgtcaattttatttatacgaaaatatgaaaattaaaCTGCATATTGTTCGACTAATACTCGTCGCAAACGAAAAAAGTAGAGAAACAATGTATAGATACGTGTGTAAAAATGCTCTCTTAAactgcacgcacgcacgcacgcacgcatacgtctatatgtatatttatccagactcaACAGTTTGTATATAGTTTCAATAGATTTATAAGTAAACGTCCGAGATGAGAAAAAGCAAGAAACGATATTTATGTCGTTAACGTCGTTTAAACATGTTAcgagtttgaaaaattatagaatttcataaaaattaagcGCCGCGTATCCATAGAGTATAGTTGTTCTGCCTGCAGGTATTACGTAATACATAATTAATATTAGTACTCTTAAGAAATTGATGGATCTTCGCGTATCGCACGCGACGTCAAAGTTG
The Colletes latitarsis isolate SP2378_abdomen chromosome 14, iyColLati1, whole genome shotgun sequence DNA segment above includes these coding regions:
- the Spn-e gene encoding tudor domain containing 9 protein spindle E — protein: MPLLNAQLNTTRKSMEGGTDYVAEYVRKEENDLLELVKHCNMCDQKGVEVVSQDTVSTQQENNEETMKIYKTYDFVYHPKANLTITSVKDQIVSMIETNSVVVIQGPTGCGKTTQVPQFILDSCCKKRFHCNIIVTQPRRIAAISIAKRVSEERNWPVGTLVGYQVGLINNTCPDTRLNYCTTGVLLHKLINSKHMLDYTHIIIDEVHERDQNMDFLLLLVRKLLRTNSSSVKVILMSATFKVERFATYFSSPMGNKLTPAPIIDIEKRNHFNVTICYLCQMGALGLLPEVSAMEPNISKRMMEFCVNLIKVLDDVDTKADDANYNLEANVYERHAILVFLPGMDEIEEMHNLLSLAKHDESKWDIVVLHSTITNNEQQRIFIKPPPGYRRIILSTNIAESSITVPDVKYVIDFCLTKQLIIDPKTNFQSLELTWASKVNCEQRAGRTGRVMHGRVYRLVSQSFYESVLPREAPPEMLRAPLTNLVLKAKLLDMGEPKAILALSLDPPDLENLERTILLLKEAGALTNKTNKIQNLDGELTDLGRVMANLPVDIHLTKLIMLGHVFSVLKDTIIMAASLAVKDVFNSPFRQKLLSYNVRLKWASGSCSDCIAFMNVYKAWIIEKANRRITNNAAEQKWAMRNFVQIKVLREVKVLVSELTRRLEKLGIQESVGVNKVIWKETERPFVLKIAIAGAFYPNYFVKHVPEVEMNEHAAVKLLGGLDPSKTVYLRGWPLKQPGILYARKIQDIFRKNGISPVEKIRVSFDASSRVYIQFAKEKISGNENNDTCKQISPSVYEAIRMRECKIPVEIPILNEAVAIQRAKEINFESKSFFSSENVRKDSMKPRLPGLRVSRILAVVYNVINPGHFWIQIRDSKVKREMDRIQSIIEETKHRLNRFVRAPKIGSLVIAPYEQNNWKSYFRAVVEGHKTSSETLIQVFFIDYGYVSECRLCDLRCLDNDSEIANIPALAFECILANVEPSIAYNLCDSWSGAAYDFFWTLINKPGLLIGEIYSIVNGVIALELIHKSKEGEEEISINQCLIEKRFAIRKEENYFSRFNHNLRLQQSEISDEQCRYYEQLQNDQGCTSDIYPEPIDSSECCTTINLRGPFSPLEIELKHLTVTGSCKKVHTAVNSVNSVLLDTDPEDSHQRLLVAGSVFQNVHTSNLTVYNTTLMPRLPGFTALITLIFTPCTELRRDTFGSCYVGALCGLGSDPVTNRSIFPEHDIELHFDTEITIDDLQYINRLRYWMSIGMQINNQSKSSDNMEEIIICQNRIKDALLKLIEKPRNSQIPELIYNFDKWNLYDESLYLQPSRQSVIANNIYRLHNALELEETTALQEITEHLRTLRVLTVEHNRKPANSDIRCKLCQVTLSDIFDLRGHLFTLQHRENEKQLGIQL
- the Emre gene encoding essential MCU regulator is translated as MTLQRTSFLFRLTGNWKKNGDTKLHLRQRTTTPSGAILPEPKRTRFGFLGVICSIVTGLVIGATLSKIMANFLEEKELFVPSDDDDDDD